A region from the Pelobates fuscus isolate aPelFus1 chromosome 1, aPelFus1.pri, whole genome shotgun sequence genome encodes:
- the LOC134598765 gene encoding sarcolipin, which yields MERSTQELFLNFMIVLITVLLMWVLVKSYQS from the coding sequence ATGGAGCGTTCAACCCAAGAGCTGTTCCTTAACTTCATGATTGTCTTAATCACTGTGTTGCTCATGTGGGTCCTTGTGAAATCCTATCAAAGCTAA